One window from the genome of Mesoplodon densirostris isolate mMesDen1 chromosome 17, mMesDen1 primary haplotype, whole genome shotgun sequence encodes:
- the CBY2 gene encoding protein chibby homolog 2 → MAVQPEGLKCTVEESNAEGGTAEPFLRLHNLYPSPRWARQAALPRLSRQAVSQHSYQPNRFPSVVPLDPMESPASQEDLKLDNSPPRVQLSDETFVFQDGQWVSENCRLQSPYFSPSSSFHHKLHHTRLAKECPRQEANQSLCAENQSLCAENQSLRAENRTLREENEILQFLWEEHRAVLRRASPLLRKHNASSLEAVKKDPDLQVHGGRESCTLQLLREENRALQQLLEQRKAQPDEKAALTEIKPVPSPHEAPHGLLPDQGSGLSSPFKEPQAPQEDSKTLWALREMLSHLSGQPREEGGKAGPGLPDGGQSLELLREMRQALQALRKENQNLQEENRALHVLCEEHRIFQEESKALWENNKLKQQQKLVIDTVTEVTARMELLVEELYAFVPTKNKDPKKPSRV, encoded by the coding sequence GGGGGTACAGCCGAGCCCTTCCTGAGGCTCCACAACTTGTACCCCAGCCCGCGCTGGGCCAGGCAGGCCGCCCTGCCCAGGCTGAGCCGCCAGGCGGTCAGCCAGCACTCCTACCAGCCGAACCGTTTCCCCTCCGTGGTGCCCCTGGACCCCATGGAAAGCCCCGCCTCCCAGGAAGACCTGAAGCTGGACAACAGCCCTCCCCGCGTGCAGCTCAGCGACGAGACGTTCGTCTTCCAGGACGGGCAGTGGGTGAGTGAGAACTGTCGCCTGCAGTCCCCCTACTTCTCCCCGTCCTCGTCCTTCCACCACAAGCTGCACCACACGAGGCTGGCCAAGGAGTGCCCGCGGCAGGAGGCGAACCAGTCCCTGTGCGCGGAGAACCAGTCCCTGTGCGCGGAGAACCAGTCCCTGCGCGCGGAGAACCGCACGCTCCGCGAGGAGAACGAGATCCTGCAGTTCTTATGGGAGGAGCACCGGGCCGTGCTGCGCCGCGCCTCGCCGCTGCTGCGCAAGCACAACGCCTCGTCCCTGGAAGCGGTGAAGAAGGACCCGGACCTGCAGGTGCACGGCGGCCGGGAGAGCTGCACCCTGCAGCTCCTCCGGGAGGAGAACCGGGCCCTGCAGCAGctgctggagcagagaaaggcccAGCCGGACGAGAAGGCGGCCTTGACCGAGATCAAACCGGTCCCCTCGCCCCATGAGGCACCCCACGGGCTGctgccggaccagggctcgggcctctcctcccccttcaagGAGCCCCAGGCCCCGCAGGAGGACTCCAAGACACTCTGGGCCCTGCGCGAGATGCTTAGCCACCTGTCGGGGCAGCCCAGGGAGGAGGGGGGCAAGGCGGGCCCGGGCCTGCCCGACGGCGGCCAGTCCCTGGAGCTGCTGCGGGAGATGAGGCAGGCGCTGCAGGCGCTGCGGAAGGAGAACCAGAACCTGCAGGAGGAGAACCGGGCCCTGCACGTGCTGTGCGAGGAGCACCGGATTTTCCAGGAGGAGAGCAAGGCGCTGTGGGAGAACAACAAGCTGAAGCAGCAGCAGAAGCTGGTCATCGACACGGTGACCGAGGTCACCGCCCGCATGGAGCTGCTCGTGGAGGAGCTGTACGCCTTCGTGCCGACCAAGAACAAAGACCCCAAGAAGCCCAGCAGGGTCTGA